The Shinella zoogloeoides genome includes a region encoding these proteins:
- a CDS encoding MurR/RpiR family transcriptional regulator has translation MNILDRIKAKSKKLTDADQKLVATMLTNRAEAAFLSGPQIAQRAGVHEATATRLAQKLGYKGFPDLRAELQREVLLDQDAANRMRRSVAKVEHGDYLTDLIDAEIAALETLARAVPQADIDRAADMIFEARRVFVFGQGHAQSVAGFLQRRLDRFGMTTIALTGRGRDIAERLVGMDGNDIVISLAFRKQPQSYAPLARHAARVGARTILISDLAGPLMEPPADLMLAAPRGRSGSEFQTPTIPFAIVNGIVLTIAGRHEREIIGRLEKLSGLFNDFD, from the coding sequence ATGAACATTCTTGATCGCATAAAGGCCAAGTCGAAGAAGCTGACAGACGCGGATCAGAAGCTGGTCGCGACCATGCTGACGAACCGCGCGGAGGCAGCCTTCCTGTCGGGGCCGCAGATCGCCCAGCGCGCAGGCGTTCATGAAGCGACGGCGACAAGGCTGGCGCAGAAGCTCGGCTACAAGGGCTTTCCCGATCTGCGGGCAGAGCTTCAGCGCGAGGTGCTGCTGGATCAGGATGCGGCGAACCGCATGCGCCGCTCGGTCGCCAAGGTCGAGCATGGCGATTACCTGACGGACCTCATCGATGCCGAGATCGCCGCGCTGGAAACGCTCGCGCGCGCCGTGCCGCAGGCCGATATCGACCGCGCCGCCGACATGATCTTCGAGGCGCGCCGGGTCTTCGTCTTCGGGCAGGGCCATGCGCAGTCCGTCGCCGGCTTCCTGCAGCGCCGGCTCGACCGTTTCGGCATGACGACCATCGCGCTCACCGGCCGCGGCCGCGACATCGCCGAGCGCCTCGTCGGCATGGACGGCAACGACATCGTCATCTCGCTTGCCTTCCGCAAGCAGCCGCAAAGCTATGCGCCGTTGGCGCGCCATGCCGCCCGCGTCGGCGCGCGCACCATCCTGATCTCGGACCTCGCCGGTCCACTGATGGAGCCGCCGGCCGATCTCATGCTGGCCGCCCCGCGTGGCCGCTCGGGAAGCGAATTCCAGACCCCGACCATCCCCTTCGCCATCGTCAACGGCATCGTGCTGACGATCGCGGGGCGGCATGAGCGGGAGATCATTGGAAGACTGGAAAAACTGTCGGGGCTTTTCAACGACTTCGACTGA
- a CDS encoding ABC transporter substrate-binding protein produces MKRLCSTALAAFLVLPAAAMADDLDGLTPEQLLPLAQKEGSVTVFSLSSRIAKIEAAFEAAYPGIDLIGLDMSSTKQIARVEAEQQAGVHAVDVLYIADSPVVFTKLLEEKRIVNYVPPRVAGVLEDRYKAPLLTQRLSTKVLMYNEKAFPDGSPVTNLWQLTKPEWQGRVLMVDPSQRGELLDLLTEIALHPDEMAAAYKAEFGKDIEVEDGLEGAGEQFIKALIENDLIMLPNSDVLNKSVGDVNAKNPPVGFGTYSDRRDNEKEGWALQVANNVEPANGILFPAILTIADKAPHPAAARLLIDFMFGDDTPTGGPGFEPFNVPGDYAVRPSIADHPDSVKLGELKAWTIDPAKTAAARGRISDLIITLQ; encoded by the coding sequence CTGAAACGACTGTGTTCGACCGCCCTTGCGGCCTTTCTCGTTCTGCCGGCCGCCGCGATGGCCGACGATCTCGACGGGCTGACGCCGGAGCAATTGCTGCCGCTCGCCCAGAAGGAGGGCAGCGTCACCGTGTTCTCGCTGTCGAGCCGCATCGCCAAGATCGAAGCGGCCTTCGAGGCGGCCTATCCGGGCATCGACCTCATCGGCCTCGACATGAGCTCGACAAAGCAGATCGCCCGCGTGGAGGCCGAGCAGCAGGCCGGCGTGCATGCCGTCGACGTGCTCTACATCGCCGATTCCCCGGTGGTCTTCACGAAGCTCCTGGAGGAGAAGCGCATCGTGAATTACGTGCCGCCGCGCGTCGCGGGCGTGCTGGAGGATCGCTACAAGGCGCCGCTCCTCACGCAGCGTCTGTCGACCAAGGTGCTGATGTACAACGAGAAGGCCTTCCCTGACGGTTCGCCCGTCACCAATCTCTGGCAGCTCACCAAACCGGAATGGCAGGGCCGGGTGCTGATGGTCGATCCGAGCCAGCGCGGCGAACTGCTCGATCTCCTCACCGAAATCGCGCTCCATCCCGACGAGATGGCGGCCGCCTACAAGGCCGAGTTCGGCAAGGATATCGAAGTCGAGGACGGACTTGAAGGCGCCGGCGAGCAGTTCATCAAGGCACTCATCGAAAACGACCTGATCATGCTGCCCAACAGCGACGTGCTCAACAAGTCGGTCGGCGACGTCAACGCCAAGAACCCGCCTGTCGGCTTCGGCACCTATTCCGACCGCCGCGACAACGAGAAGGAAGGCTGGGCCCTGCAGGTCGCCAACAATGTCGAGCCCGCCAACGGCATCCTCTTCCCGGCGATCCTGACCATCGCCGACAAGGCGCCGCATCCGGCGGCCGCGCGCCTGCTCATCGACTTCATGTTCGGTGACGACACGCCTACCGGCGGTCCGGGCTTCGAGCCCTTCAACGTGCCGGGCGACTATGCGGTGCGTCCGTCCATCGCCGATCATCCCGACTCCGTGAAGCTCGGCGAACTGAAGGCCTGGACGATCGATCCGGCAAAGACGGCGGCCGCGCGCGGGCGCATTTCCGACCTCATCATCACGCTCCAGTAA
- a CDS encoding iron ABC transporter permease encodes MTSTSLSVPSGSRLLRSGFLLPAALVLIVAVLVVAPLLRILLSTLTPEGLAAWTAVLASPLSTNLWWRPLLNTMLLGFSVASGCLLIGGFLAWLVVLTDVPGRRFLGMMASLPYMIPSFAAALAWGTLFRNSRLGGSAGFFETNGLAIPDWLAWGLIPTAIVLIAHYYSLAYTIIAAALGSVGADLVEAGQMAGARRPRIFFGIILPVVTPALIAAASLTFAGAVANFAAPALLGLPVRMQTLSTRLFGMIETGQNERGFVLALLLIAVSALFLFLSDRLVSGRKAFITVTGKGGRTKRFPLGAWRWPLFAVALLIGLLTTVTPVLVLAASSLAPQSGALFSNWTLHFWIGEGGGEIAQGQAGIFRNPVLIDALWNTIRLGLVVAFTTMLLGLALAYTIVQRKGTLLATLLSQLAFLPLLVPSIAFAAAYIALFGAPIGPFPSLYGTFALLVVAASAHNLPFAVQSGRSVLGQISADIEESARLTGAGLIRRLFAIIFPLAIRGLFAGAILVFVKMVRDLSLVVLLFTATSPVLSMVAYRYASEGFMQFANAITLVILVVCLAASFLAHALQNRVQKWKEQ; translated from the coding sequence ATGACATCGACTTCGCTTTCCGTGCCATCGGGCAGCCGGCTGCTCCGATCGGGCTTCCTGTTGCCGGCCGCGCTGGTGCTCATCGTCGCCGTGCTGGTGGTCGCGCCGCTCTTGCGCATTCTCCTCTCGACGCTGACGCCGGAGGGGCTTGCCGCCTGGACGGCGGTGCTCGCCAGCCCGCTTTCGACCAATCTGTGGTGGCGGCCGCTGCTGAACACCATGCTGCTCGGCTTCAGCGTCGCCAGCGGCTGCCTGCTGATTGGCGGCTTCCTCGCCTGGCTCGTCGTGCTTACCGATGTGCCCGGCCGGCGCTTCCTCGGCATGATGGCCTCGCTGCCCTACATGATCCCGAGCTTTGCCGCGGCGCTCGCCTGGGGCACGCTGTTCCGCAATTCGCGCCTCGGCGGTTCGGCCGGCTTCTTCGAGACGAACGGCCTTGCCATTCCCGACTGGCTCGCCTGGGGCCTTATCCCCACGGCCATCGTGCTGATCGCCCACTATTATTCGCTCGCCTACACCATCATCGCCGCGGCACTCGGCTCCGTCGGGGCCGATCTCGTGGAGGCCGGGCAGATGGCGGGCGCAAGAAGGCCGCGCATCTTCTTCGGCATCATCCTGCCCGTCGTCACGCCGGCGCTGATCGCCGCGGCCTCGCTCACCTTCGCCGGTGCCGTCGCCAACTTTGCGGCGCCCGCGCTGCTCGGCCTGCCGGTGCGCATGCAGACGCTCTCCACCCGCCTCTTCGGCATGATCGAGACGGGGCAGAACGAACGCGGCTTCGTGCTTGCCCTGCTGCTCATCGCCGTTTCCGCGCTGTTCCTCTTCCTGTCCGACCGTCTGGTGTCGGGTCGCAAGGCCTTCATCACGGTCACTGGCAAGGGCGGGCGCACGAAGCGCTTTCCACTCGGCGCCTGGCGCTGGCCGCTCTTTGCCGTCGCGCTGCTGATCGGCCTTCTGACCACCGTCACGCCGGTGCTGGTGCTGGCCGCCTCCAGCCTCGCGCCGCAGAGCGGAGCGCTGTTCTCCAACTGGACGCTGCATTTCTGGATCGGCGAGGGCGGCGGCGAGATCGCGCAGGGTCAGGCGGGCATCTTCCGCAATCCGGTGCTGATCGACGCGCTCTGGAACACCATTCGCCTCGGCCTCGTCGTCGCCTTCACCACCATGCTGCTCGGGCTGGCGCTCGCCTATACGATCGTGCAGCGCAAGGGCACCCTCCTGGCGACGCTGCTCAGCCAGCTCGCCTTCCTGCCCCTGCTGGTGCCGAGCATCGCCTTCGCCGCGGCCTATATCGCACTGTTCGGTGCGCCCATCGGCCCGTTCCCCTCGCTTTACGGCACTTTCGCGCTGCTCGTCGTCGCGGCCTCCGCGCACAACCTGCCCTTCGCGGTACAGTCCGGCCGCTCGGTGCTCGGCCAGATCTCGGCGGATATCGAAGAGAGTGCGCGGCTGACCGGTGCGGGCCTTATCCGCCGGCTCTTCGCCATCATCTTCCCGCTGGCGATCCGCGGTCTCTTCGCCGGGGCAATCCTCGTCTTCGTCAAGATGGTGCGTGACCTCTCGCTGGTCGTGCTTCTCTTCACCGCCACCTCGCCGGTGCTCAGCATGGTCGCCTACCGCTATGCGTCGGAAGGCTTCATGCAGTTCGCCAATGCCATCACCCTCGTCATCCTCGTCGTCTGCCTTGCGGCCTCGTTCCTGGCCCATGCCCTGCAGAACCGCGTCCAGAAATGGAAAGAGCAATGA